Proteins from a genomic interval of Streptococcus sp. D7B5:
- the rlmB gene encoding 23S rRNA (guanosine(2251)-2'-O)-methyltransferase RlmB, whose product MKTNDIVYGVHAVTEALLANTGNKLYLQEDLRGKNVEKVKELAAEKKVSISWTSKKSLSEMTEGAVHQGFVLRVSEFAYSELNHILAKTRQEENPLLLILDGLTDPHNLGSILRTADATNVSGVIIPKHRAVGVTPVVAKTATGAIEHVPIARVTNLSQTLDKLKAEGFWTFGTDMNGTPCHKWNTKGKIALIIGNEGKGISSNIKKQVDEMITIPMNGHVQSLNASVAAAILMYEVFRNRL is encoded by the coding sequence ATGAAAACAAATGATATTGTCTATGGCGTCCACGCCGTTACAGAAGCCCTCCTTGCAAACACTGGAAACAAACTCTACCTCCAAGAAGATCTAAGGGGAAAGAATGTTGAGAAAGTCAAGGAACTGGCTGCTGAGAAAAAAGTCTCCATCTCTTGGACCTCAAAAAAATCCCTCTCTGAAATGACCGAAGGCGCTGTCCATCAAGGATTTGTCCTTCGAGTTTCTGAATTTGCCTATAGCGAGCTAAATCACATTCTTGCCAAAACGCGTCAAGAAGAAAATCCACTTTTGTTGATTCTGGATGGTCTAACTGACCCTCACAACTTAGGCTCTATCTTAAGGACTGCTGATGCGACCAATGTTTCAGGTGTCATCATTCCCAAGCACCGTGCTGTCGGAGTGACTCCTGTCGTTGCCAAAACGGCCACAGGTGCTATTGAGCACGTACCGATTGCCCGAGTGACCAACCTCAGTCAAACCCTAGACAAACTCAAGGCTGAAGGCTTCTGGACCTTTGGAACGGATATGAACGGTACCCCTTGCCACAAGTGGAATACAAAAGGGAAAATCGCCCTCATCATCGGAAATGAAGGAAAAGGCATCTCTAGCAATATCAAAAAACAGGTCGATGAAATGATAACCATTCCCATGAATGGGCATGTTCAAAGCCTCAATGCCAGTGTTGCTGCAGCCATTCTCATGTACGAAGTTTTCCGAAACCGACTATAA
- a CDS encoding amino acid ABC transporter permease, producing the protein MTVTTFLASDWYQSLMQLIPDGKLFSLRSVFDGIPRIVQQLPTTLMLTLGGALFGLLLALIFAIVKINRVKILYPLQAFFVSFLKGTPILVQLMLTYYGIPLLLKAINQQWGTGFNINAIPAALFAIVAFAFNEAAYASETIRAAILSVNPGEIEAARSLGMTRAQVYRRVIIPNAAVVATPTLINSLIGLTKGTSLAFSAGVVEVFAQAQILGGADYRYFERFISVALVYWVVNIGIESLGRFIERRMAISAPDAVSTDVKGDLR; encoded by the coding sequence ATGACTGTTACAACATTTTTAGCATCAGATTGGTACCAAAGTTTGATGCAACTCATTCCGGATGGTAAGCTCTTTAGTTTGCGTTCGGTCTTTGATGGAATTCCAAGGATTGTCCAACAACTGCCTACAACCTTGATGTTGACGCTTGGAGGTGCACTCTTTGGTTTGCTACTTGCCCTGATTTTTGCCATTGTAAAGATCAATCGTGTTAAGATCTTATATCCCTTGCAGGCTTTTTTCGTCAGCTTCTTAAAAGGTACCCCAATCCTAGTTCAACTTATGTTGACCTACTACGGAATTCCTTTGTTATTGAAAGCTATCAACCAACAATGGGGCACTGGTTTTAATATCAATGCGATTCCAGCGGCACTTTTTGCGATTGTGGCCTTTGCTTTTAATGAGGCGGCTTATGCAAGTGAAACGATTCGTGCAGCCATCCTTTCTGTTAATCCAGGTGAAATTGAGGCGGCACGCAGTTTGGGTATGACTCGTGCGCAAGTATACCGTCGTGTGATTATTCCAAATGCGGCGGTGGTAGCGACGCCGACTTTGATCAACTCCCTTATCGGCTTGACCAAGGGAACTTCTCTAGCCTTTAGTGCGGGTGTTGTGGAAGTCTTTGCTCAAGCTCAGATTTTAGGTGGAGCTGATTATCGCTATTTTGAACGTTTCATCTCCGTTGCCCTTGTTTATTGGGTAGTCAATATTGGAATTGAAAGCCTCGGCCGTTTCATTGAGAGAAGAATGGCTATCTCAGCGCCGGATGCAGTATCTACAGATGTGAAAGGAGACCTTCGTTAA
- the def gene encoding peptide deformylase yields the protein MSAIERITKAAHLIDMNDIIREGNPTLRAVAEEVTFPLSDQEIILGEKMMQFLKHSQDPVMAEKMGLRGGVGLAAPQLDISKRIIAVLVPNIVEEGETPQEAYDLQAVMYNPKIVSHSVQDAALGEGEGCLSVDRNVPGYVIRHARVTVDYFDKDGEKHRIKLKGYNSIVVQHEIDHLNGIMFYDRINEKDPFAVKDGLLILE from the coding sequence ATGTCTGCAATAGAACGTATTACAAAAGCTGCTCACTTAATTGATATGAACGATATTATCCGCGAGGGGAATCCGACACTTCGCGCAGTTGCTGAGGAAGTTACTTTCCCACTGTCTGACCAGGAAATCATCCTTGGTGAAAAGATGATGCAATTCCTCAAACATTCCCAAGATCCTGTTATGGCTGAAAAGATGGGACTCCGCGGTGGGGTTGGATTGGCTGCTCCCCAACTCGATATCTCAAAACGCATTATCGCTGTTTTAGTTCCCAATATTGTGGAAGAAGGTGAAACTCCACAGGAAGCCTACGACTTGCAAGCTGTTATGTACAATCCAAAAATCGTCTCTCACTCTGTTCAAGATGCTGCTCTTGGCGAAGGAGAAGGTTGCCTTTCTGTTGACCGAAACGTACCTGGCTATGTTATTCGCCATGCCCGCGTCACTGTTGATTACTTTGACAAGGACGGCGAAAAACACCGAATCAAGCTCAAAGGTTACAACTCTATTGTTGTCCAACATGAAATTGATCACCTAAACGGAATCATGTTTTACGATCGTATCAATGAGAAAGACCCATTTGCTGTTAAAGATGGACTCCTCATCCTCGAATAA
- a CDS encoding DeoR/GlpR family DNA-binding transcription regulator → MLKTERKQLILEELNQHHVVSLEKLVSLLETSESTVRRDLDELEAENKLRRVHGGAELPHSLQEEETIQEKSVKNLQEKKLLAQKAASLIKEQDVIFIDAGTTTAFLIKELVNKNITVVTNSIHHAVQLVEKQIPTVMVGGSVKMATDACIGGVALNQINQLHFDRAFIGMNGVDDGYYTTPDMEEGAVKRAILENAKQTYVLVDSSKIGQTCFAKVAPLKRAIVITSQGHELLQAIKKKTEVIEV, encoded by the coding sequence GTGTTAAAAACTGAGCGGAAGCAACTGATTTTAGAGGAGTTAAATCAACATCATGTAGTTTCCCTAGAAAAATTGGTTAGTCTATTAGAAACATCAGAATCGACAGTACGAAGAGATTTGGACGAGTTGGAGGCGGAAAACAAACTTCGCCGTGTGCATGGTGGAGCAGAATTGCCCCACTCCTTGCAGGAAGAAGAAACCATCCAAGAAAAATCTGTCAAAAACCTTCAAGAGAAGAAGCTACTGGCTCAGAAAGCAGCCTCTCTTATTAAGGAACAAGATGTTATCTTTATTGATGCTGGAACGACAACTGCTTTTTTAATCAAGGAATTGGTTAATAAGAATATCACAGTTGTGACCAACTCCATTCACCATGCGGTTCAGTTGGTTGAAAAACAGATTCCAACTGTCATGGTTGGAGGAAGTGTCAAGATGGCAACAGATGCATGTATCGGTGGTGTTGCTCTTAACCAAATCAATCAATTGCACTTTGACCGTGCCTTTATTGGGATGAATGGTGTCGACGATGGTTATTATACGACTCCTGATATGGAGGAGGGAGCCGTTAAGCGTGCTATTTTAGAGAATGCCAAACAAACCTATGTCTTAGTGGATTCGTCTAAGATTGGACAAACTTGCTTTGCCAAGGTAGCACCACTTAAACGCGCTATTGTCATCACAAGTCAAGGGCATGAGCTCTTGCAGGCTATTAAGAAGAAAACGGAGGTAATAGAAGTATGA
- the trxB gene encoding thioredoxin-disulfide reductase, whose amino-acid sequence MYDTIIVGAGPAGMTAALYAARSNLKVALIEGGLPGGQMNNTSDIENYPGYANISGPELAEKMFEPLENLGVEHLYGYVENIEDQGDYKKVITDDQVYETRTVIVATGSKHRLLGIPGEEELNSRGVSYCAVCDGAFFRDQDLLVVGGGDSAVEEALFLTRFAKTVTIVHRRDQLRAQKVLQDRAFANEKVNFIWDSVVKEIKGENRVESVVFENVKTGQVTERAFGGVFIYVGLDPVSDFVKELNIQDQAGWIVTDNHMKTSVDGIFAVGDVRQKDLRQVTTAVGDGAIAGQEAYKFITEHS is encoded by the coding sequence ATGTACGATACGATTATTGTCGGTGCTGGACCTGCGGGAATGACCGCTGCCTTATATGCTGCTCGAAGCAATCTGAAAGTGGCTTTGATTGAAGGTGGTCTGCCAGGCGGGCAAATGAATAACACATCTGATATTGAAAACTATCCAGGTTATGCCAACATCAGTGGACCTGAATTGGCTGAAAAGATGTTTGAACCACTTGAAAACCTTGGAGTGGAGCATCTTTATGGCTACGTTGAAAATATTGAAGATCAGGGTGACTATAAGAAGGTAATCACTGATGATCAAGTTTACGAAACCCGTACTGTCATCGTGGCAACTGGGTCAAAACACCGTCTTTTGGGGATTCCTGGAGAAGAAGAACTGAACAGTCGTGGTGTTTCTTACTGTGCCGTATGTGATGGAGCCTTTTTCCGTGACCAAGACTTGCTCGTAGTTGGTGGTGGAGATTCAGCAGTAGAAGAAGCTCTCTTCTTAACTCGCTTTGCCAAGACTGTCACTATTGTTCACCGCCGTGACCAACTTCGTGCCCAAAAGGTTTTGCAAGACCGTGCTTTTGCAAATGAGAAAGTCAACTTTATCTGGGATTCTGTTGTCAAGGAAATCAAAGGTGAAAACCGAGTAGAATCTGTCGTATTTGAAAATGTAAAAACAGGTCAAGTAACAGAGCGAGCCTTTGGTGGTGTCTTTATCTATGTTGGTTTGGATCCTGTTAGCGATTTTGTTAAAGAATTGAATATTCAAGACCAGGCAGGCTGGATTGTAACAGACAATCATATGAAAACTAGCGTTGATGGTATATTTGCGGTTGGGGATGTTCGCCAAAAAGATCTTCGCCAAGTAACAACAGCAGTTGGAGATGGGGCTATCGCTGGTCAAGAAGCATACAAATTTATTACAGAACATAGTTAA
- the pfkB gene encoding 1-phosphofructokinase: protein MIYTVTLNPSIDYIVRLDQVQVGSVNRMDSDDKFAGGKGINVSRVLKRLGIPNTATGFIGGFTGKFITDTLTEEEIETRFVQVAEDTRINVKIKADQETEINGTGPNVEPAQLEELKAILSSLTADDTVVFAGSSAKNLGNVIYKDLIALTRQTGAQVVCDFEGQTLIDSLDYQPLLVKPNNHELGAIFGVKLESLDEIENYARELLAKGAQNVIISMAGDGALLVTSEGAYFAKPIKGTVKNSVGAGDSMVAGFTGEFVKSKDAVEAFKWGVACGTATTFSDDLATAEFIKETYEKVEVEKR, encoded by the coding sequence ATGATTTATACAGTCACACTCAATCCATCCATTGACTATATCGTGCGCTTGGACCAAGTTCAAGTCGGTAGTGTCAATCGTATGGACAGTGATGATAAGTTTGCTGGTGGGAAAGGAATCAATGTCAGCCGTGTTTTGAAGCGCTTGGGTATTCCAAATACTGCGACTGGATTTATCGGAGGTTTTACTGGTAAATTTATCACAGATACCCTTACAGAGGAAGAAATCGAAACTCGTTTTGTCCAAGTAGCAGAAGATACTCGCATCAATGTCAAGATTAAAGCAGACCAAGAAACAGAAATCAACGGGACTGGTCCAAATGTGGAACCGGCTCAGTTAGAAGAATTGAAAGCTATTTTGTCTAGTCTGACAGCAGATGATACGGTTGTGTTTGCAGGTTCGAGTGCTAAGAACCTAGGCAATGTTATCTATAAAGATTTGATTGCCTTGACACGCCAGACTGGTGCGCAAGTGGTTTGTGATTTTGAAGGACAGACCTTAATTGATAGTTTGGACTACCAGCCACTTTTGGTTAAACCAAACAATCACGAGCTTGGAGCTATCTTTGGAGTGAAACTCGAAAGTTTAGATGAAATCGAGAACTATGCTCGTGAGTTACTAGCTAAAGGTGCACAAAACGTTATCATCTCTATGGCTGGCGACGGTGCTCTTCTTGTCACATCTGAGGGAGCTTACTTCGCTAAACCTATCAAGGGAACAGTCAAAAATTCAGTCGGGGCTGGTGACTCTATGGTTGCTGGATTTACCGGTGAATTTGTCAAATCAAAAGACGCAGTAGAAGCCTTCAAATGGGGAGTGGCTTGTGGAACAGCAACTACCTTCTCGGATGACTTGGCAACAGCGGAATTTATTAAAGAAACATATGAAAAAGTTGAGGTAGAAAAACGATGA
- a CDS encoding CapA family protein: protein MEKRQDRRSQGSLYGLWRTSVDFFRNYKSWTNAQFIIVLLLAVALSMGGNLLVRAVQGSKGTSPGSQTLDSASTSGQSKENQSGEKTARIMANGDLLYHIPIYRTALKEDGTYDFHENFEYVKPWLKQADLVIGDFEGTVNKDHYLAGYPLFNAPGEVMDAIKDAGYQVLDLAHNHILDSQIEGVVSTAQAIEKAGMTPIGVYTHESRDQAPIVIKEVNGIKIALLAYSYGFNGIEQYISQEDYNRYLSDLNEDKMKAEIERAEKEADITVIMPQMGIEYQLEPTEEQKTLYHKMIDWGADIIFGGHPHVVEPAETVEKDGDKKLIIYSMGNFLSNQRIETMQDEENAKWTERGVLMDVTIKKKDGKTRIETAKAHPTWVNRTPKGTYSPEGYPLFLYQTYILEDFIEGGSHRDKLDEATKERIDTAYKEMNEHVGLKW from the coding sequence ATGGAAAAGCGACAAGATAGACGGTCTCAGGGCTCTCTTTATGGGTTGTGGAGAACTAGTGTGGATTTCTTTCGGAATTATAAATCCTGGACCAATGCTCAGTTTATTATTGTGTTATTGCTTGCAGTTGCCTTGTCCATGGGGGGGAACTTATTAGTTCGAGCAGTACAAGGTAGTAAGGGAACAAGCCCTGGTAGCCAAACTCTTGATTCTGCTAGTACATCTGGTCAATCCAAGGAAAATCAGTCTGGTGAAAAGACAGCCCGTATCATGGCAAATGGTGACCTTCTCTACCATATCCCCATCTACCGAACAGCTCTTAAAGAAGATGGAACCTATGATTTCCATGAGAATTTTGAGTATGTAAAACCCTGGCTCAAGCAAGCTGATTTAGTAATTGGTGACTTTGAAGGAACGGTGAACAAGGACCACTATTTGGCAGGTTATCCTCTCTTTAATGCACCAGGAGAAGTCATGGATGCGATCAAGGATGCAGGCTACCAAGTTCTAGACTTGGCTCATAATCATATTTTGGATTCTCAAATTGAGGGAGTGGTTTCAACGGCTCAAGCTATTGAAAAGGCTGGAATGACACCCATCGGAGTCTACACGCATGAATCCCGAGACCAAGCACCTATAGTCATCAAGGAAGTCAATGGTATCAAGATAGCTCTCCTGGCCTATTCTTACGGTTTTAATGGCATTGAGCAGTATATCTCTCAAGAGGACTATAATCGATATCTTTCTGATTTGAATGAAGATAAGATGAAGGCAGAAATCGAGCGCGCAGAGAAGGAGGCGGATATTACTGTCATCATGCCTCAGATGGGAATTGAATACCAGCTAGAACCAACGGAAGAACAGAAAACACTGTACCATAAGATGATTGACTGGGGAGCAGATATTATCTTTGGAGGGCATCCTCACGTCGTTGAACCTGCTGAAACCGTTGAAAAAGATGGTGACAAAAAATTGATCATCTATTCCATGGGAAATTTTCTCTCAAATCAACGCATTGAAACCATGCAAGATGAGGAAAATGCCAAATGGACGGAGCGCGGTGTTCTCATGGACGTGACCATTAAGAAAAAAGATGGCAAGACAAGGATTGAAACGGCCAAAGCGCATCCTACTTGGGTAAATCGAACACCCAAAGGGACTTACTCTCCAGAAGGCTATCCGCTCTTCCTCTATCAGACCTATATCCTAGAGGACTTCATCGAGGGAGGCAGTCACCGTGACAAGTTGGACGAGGCGACCAAGGAACGAATTGACACGGCCTATAAAGAAATGAATGAACATGTAGGGTTGAAGTGGTAG
- a CDS encoding DUF1836 domain-containing protein: MNSNFSYPKWEDIPNIDLYLDQVLLYVNQVCAPISPDKDKGLTASMVNNYVKHGYLTKPDKKKYQRKQIARLIAITTLKSVFSIQEIAQTLNTLQTQASSDQLYDAFVDYMNHGIDPENPIIQTSCQTVKLYHQTLDLILIKEEEEIQ; encoded by the coding sequence ATGAATTCTAACTTTTCCTACCCAAAATGGGAAGATATTCCGAACATTGACCTCTATCTGGATCAGGTTTTACTTTATGTCAATCAAGTCTGTGCCCCTATCTCTCCAGATAAAGACAAGGGACTAACAGCATCCATGGTCAATAACTATGTCAAACATGGTTACCTGACAAAGCCAGACAAGAAAAAATACCAACGCAAACAGATTGCACGTTTGATTGCCATCACCACTCTAAAGTCTGTCTTTTCGATCCAAGAAATCGCTCAAACACTGAATACTCTGCAAACTCAAGCGAGCTCAGACCAGCTCTACGACGCTTTTGTAGACTACATGAACCATGGGATTGATCCAGAAAATCCTATTATCCAAACTAGCTGTCAAACGGTTAAACTCTATCATCAAACTCTAGACTTAATCCTTATCAAAGAAGAGGAGGAAATCCAATGA
- a CDS encoding arsenate reductase family protein encodes MLEFIEYPKCSTCKKAKNELDQLGLEYQDVHIVEETPSEEVILNWLETSGFEVKQFFNTSGIKYRELGLKDKVGSLSKQEAAKLLASDGMLLKRPILVENGAIKQIGYRRPYEDLGLR; translated from the coding sequence ATGTTAGAATTTATCGAATACCCAAAATGTTCAACTTGTAAGAAAGCAAAAAATGAATTGGATCAACTTGGACTTGAATACCAAGATGTCCACATCGTAGAAGAAACACCAAGTGAAGAAGTGATTTTGAACTGGTTGGAAACTTCCGGTTTTGAAGTGAAACAATTTTTCAATACTAGCGGGATTAAATACCGCGAACTGGGCTTGAAAGATAAGGTGGGAAGTTTGTCAAAACAAGAAGCAGCCAAGCTTCTAGCCAGTGATGGCATGTTATTGAAACGTCCAATTTTGGTGGAGAATGGTGCTATTAAACAAATCGGCTATAGAAGACCCTATGAGGACTTAGGTTTGAGATAG
- a CDS encoding amino acid ABC transporter ATP-binding protein, translating to MIKISNLSKSFSGQTVLNHLNLDIQKGEVVALIGSSGAGKSTFLRSLNYLETPDSGTIQIDNFKVDFSQISQEEILTLRRKLSMVFQQFNLFERRTALDNVKEGLVVVKKLSDEEATKIAKEELAKVGLSDRENHYPRHLSGGQKQRVALARALAMKPDVLLLDEPTSALDPELVGEVEKSIADAAKSGQTMILVSHDMSFVAQVADKVLFLDKGKIIESGTPDEIINHPKEERTKEFFASYKRTYI from the coding sequence ATGATTAAGATTTCGAATTTAAGCAAATCCTTTTCTGGACAGACAGTCTTGAATCATCTGAACTTGGATATCCAAAAAGGTGAGGTAGTGGCTTTGATTGGTTCATCTGGAGCTGGAAAATCAACCTTTCTTCGTAGTTTGAACTACCTTGAAACTCCAGATAGTGGAACGATTCAGATTGACAATTTTAAAGTTGATTTTTCTCAGATTAGCCAAGAGGAGATTTTAACCCTTCGTCGCAAGTTATCTATGGTTTTCCAACAGTTCAACTTATTTGAACGCCGAACAGCCCTTGACAATGTCAAGGAAGGCTTGGTTGTTGTTAAGAAATTATCAGATGAGGAAGCAACAAAAATCGCCAAGGAAGAGTTGGCTAAGGTGGGTCTTTCTGACCGTGAAAACCATTATCCTCGCCACTTATCAGGTGGACAGAAGCAACGGGTTGCCCTCGCGCGTGCGCTTGCTATGAAACCAGATGTCTTGCTCTTGGACGAACCAACGTCGGCACTGGACCCAGAGTTGGTCGGTGAAGTAGAAAAGTCTATTGCAGACGCTGCCAAGTCAGGTCAGACCATGATTTTGGTCAGTCACGATATGTCTTTTGTAGCCCAAGTGGCAGACAAGGTTCTATTCCTAGATAAAGGGAAAATCATCGAGTCTGGTACACCGGATGAAATCATCAATCATCCGAAAGAAGAACGAACAAAAGAATTCTTCGCTAGTTACAAACGGACTTATATTTGA
- a CDS encoding GNAT family N-acetyltransferase, giving the protein MEIRLAFPNEVDAIMQVMEDAKKCLAESGSDQWQNGYPNADIIIDDIISGQAYVALEEGELLAYAAVTKSPEESYEAIYEGCWQGEESEYLVFHRIAVAADVQGQGVAQTFLEGLIEGFDYLDFRSDTHAQNKAMQHIFEKLGFSQVGKVPVDGERLAYQKLKK; this is encoded by the coding sequence ATGGAGATTCGTTTAGCTTTTCCAAACGAAGTAGATGCGATTATGCAGGTGATGGAGGATGCTAAAAAGTGCTTAGCTGAGTCTGGTAGCGACCAGTGGCAAAATGGCTATCCAAATGCAGATATCATTATTGATGATATCATCTCTGGTCAAGCTTATGTGGCCTTGGAAGAGGGAGAACTGCTAGCCTATGCTGCTGTGACCAAGAGCCCAGAGGAATCCTATGAAGCCATTTATGAAGGATGTTGGCAGGGAGAAGAATCAGAATATCTGGTCTTTCACCGTATCGCTGTCGCAGCAGATGTCCAAGGGCAGGGAGTTGCGCAGACTTTCCTAGAAGGCTTGATTGAAGGATTTGATTACCTAGATTTTCGTTCAGATACGCATGCACAAAACAAGGCCATGCAGCATATCTTTGAAAAGCTGGGCTTCAGTCAGGTTGGAAAAGTTCCAGTTGATGGGGAACGTTTGGCCTATCAGAAATTAAAAAAATGA
- a CDS encoding HAD family hydrolase: protein MTIKLIATDMDGTLLDPRGQLDLPRLEKILDQLDERGIRFVIATGNEVHRMRQLLEHLASRVVLVVANGARIFENNELIQAQIWDDAMVDKALLHFKGRECRDQFVVTSMNGSFVKEGTVFTDLEKFMTPEMIEKLYQRTNFVDELNSDLFGGVLKMSMVVGEERSSSVLQEINDLFDGRVRAVSSGYGCIDILQAGVHKAWGLEELLKRWDLTSEQIMAFGDSENDIEMLELAGIAYAMENADDSVKAVATALAPANSQAGVYQILEKWLEKEG, encoded by the coding sequence ATGACGATTAAATTGATTGCAACGGATATGGATGGAACTTTGCTGGATCCAAGAGGGCAACTGGACTTGCCACGTTTAGAAAAGATTTTAGACCAATTAGATGAACGAGGTATCCGTTTTGTCATTGCGACAGGGAATGAAGTTCACCGTATGAGGCAATTACTGGAGCACTTGGCGAGTAGAGTAGTTCTAGTCGTTGCCAATGGGGCACGTATTTTTGAAAACAATGAACTGATTCAAGCGCAGATTTGGGATGATGCTATGGTTGACAAGGCTCTCCTTCATTTTAAAGGGAGGGAGTGTCGAGATCAGTTCGTCGTTACCAGTATGAATGGGAGTTTTGTCAAGGAAGGAACGGTTTTTACAGACCTGGAAAAATTTATGACTCCAGAGATGATTGAAAAACTTTACCAAAGGACAAATTTTGTGGATGAGCTAAACTCAGACCTCTTCGGTGGAGTGTTAAAGATGAGCATGGTTGTTGGTGAAGAACGTTCTAGTTCAGTTTTGCAGGAAATCAATGACCTCTTTGATGGTCGTGTAAGGGCTGTTTCTAGCGGTTATGGCTGTATCGATATCCTGCAGGCTGGGGTTCACAAGGCTTGGGGATTGGAAGAATTACTCAAGCGCTGGGATTTGACATCAGAACAAATCATGGCTTTTGGTGATAGCGAAAACGATATCGAAATGTTAGAGCTGGCTGGAATTGCCTATGCTATGGAAAATGCAGATGATAGTGTCAAGGCAGTTGCGACTGCCCTGGCACCAGCCAACAGCCAGGCGGGTGTGTATCAGATTCTAGAAAAGTGGTTAGAGAAAGAGGGATAA
- a CDS encoding SGNH/GDSL hydrolase family protein: MAVQLLENWLLKEQAKIQTKYRELNQVSVLEPDIIFIGDSIVEYYPLQELLGTAKTIVNRGIRGYQTGLLLENLDAHLYGDAVDQIVLLIGTNDIGKDIPMNEALDNLEGVIQSLNRDYPLSQIKLLSILSVNEGEEYKQTVYIRTNEKIKEWNQAYEALASAYMQVDFVPIYDSLTDSKGQLQSAYTTDGLHLSVAGYQALSDALKTYLF; the protein is encoded by the coding sequence GTGGCAGTACAGTTATTAGAAAATTGGCTTTTAAAAGAGCAGGCAAAGATTCAAACCAAGTATCGTGAATTGAATCAAGTATCTGTTCTAGAGCCAGATATCATCTTTATTGGTGATTCGATAGTGGAGTATTACCCTCTTCAAGAGTTGTTGGGAACTGCCAAGACGATTGTTAATCGTGGTATCCGAGGCTACCAGACGGGACTTTTATTAGAGAATTTGGATGCCCATCTTTATGGTGATGCTGTCGATCAAATTGTTCTCCTAATTGGGACAAACGATATCGGAAAAGATATTCCCATGAATGAAGCTTTGGATAATCTTGAAGGTGTGATTCAATCGCTCAACCGAGATTATCCGCTGTCACAAATAAAGCTCCTTTCAATTTTGTCAGTCAATGAAGGAGAAGAATACAAGCAGACAGTATATATTCGTACCAATGAAAAGATTAAGGAATGGAATCAAGCCTATGAGGCTCTAGCATCCGCCTATATGCAGGTAGATTTTGTGCCGATTTATGATAGTTTGACAGATTCAAAAGGACAACTTCAATCAGCCTATACAACGGATGGCCTCCATCTAAGTGTAGCCGGTTATCAAGCTTTATCAGATGCTTTGAAAACGTATCTGTTCTAA
- a CDS encoding DUF4059 family protein produces the protein MLLHLFSLYFESLILTTILVVTFLGIWIGLRAMSGVDKTAKARQAHLYDMIMIGVLVIPVLSFAVMSLLLVFKA, from the coding sequence ATGCTACTGCATCTATTTTCTTTGTATTTCGAGAGTTTGATCTTAACGACCATCCTTGTCGTGACTTTTCTGGGGATTTGGATTGGATTGAGAGCCATGTCTGGTGTGGACAAGACAGCCAAAGCTCGCCAAGCCCATCTCTATGATATGATTATGATTGGAGTTTTGGTCATTCCGGTGTTATCCTTTGCCGTCATGAGTTTGCTCTTGGTTTTCAAGGCATAA
- a CDS encoding methylated-DNA--[protein]-cysteine S-methyltransferase produces MTQKKYAKMLYPSPIGTLSLVADEQYLYGIWVQDQTHFERGLGDETIEEVASHPVLEQVISYLDTYFEGSVQDLSDLPLAPIGTDFEKRVWAYLQAIPYGQTVTYGQIAQDLQVASAQAVGGAVGRNPWSILVPCHRVLGSGNRLTGYASGVEKKAWLLQHEGAAFQENKK; encoded by the coding sequence ATGACGCAGAAAAAGTACGCAAAAATGCTCTACCCGTCGCCGATTGGAACCTTATCCTTAGTTGCTGACGAGCAATATCTCTATGGAATTTGGGTGCAGGACCAAACTCATTTTGAGAGGGGATTAGGGGATGAAACGATAGAAGAAGTTGCTAGCCATCCTGTATTAGAGCAAGTTATTTCCTATTTAGATACCTATTTCGAAGGCAGTGTTCAGGATCTATCTGACTTACCTTTGGCTCCTATTGGAACAGATTTTGAAAAGCGAGTCTGGGCTTACTTACAGGCCATTCCTTATGGTCAGACAGTGACTTACGGACAAATAGCGCAGGACCTGCAAGTAGCTTCTGCCCAAGCGGTTGGCGGAGCAGTGGGGCGCAATCCTTGGTCCATCCTCGTACCCTGTCATCGTGTGCTGGGGTCAGGCAATCGCTTGACAGGCTATGCATCGGGAGTCGAAAAGAAAGCCTGGCTCTTGCAACATGAAGGTGCAGCATTTCAAGAAAATAAAAAATAG